The genomic segment TTAAAGTTGCTAATGATTTAGGAACAGACAAAAGAAATATGGCTTACTTAAGAACTATTTTGAAAGACTGGAAAAATAGAGGTTTTAAAGTTGGTGAAGACTTTGATGCTGAAAAGAAACGGAAGTCAGAAAAACAAGCTAAGAAGTCAGCCCCTAGAAATAACTTCAATAAAGGTACTGTACGAAAAGAAACTATTCCAGAACACATTATGAATCCTGATGTAAAAGAAACTCCAATGAGTGAAGAAGA from the Carnobacterium inhibens subsp. inhibens DSM 13024 genome contains:
- a CDS encoding DnaD domain protein — encoded protein: MKVANDLGTDKRNMAYLRTILKDWKNRGFKVGEDFDAEKKRKSEKQAKKSAPRNNFNKGTVRKETIPEHIMNPDVKETPMSEE